A window of Anas acuta chromosome 8, bAnaAcu1.1, whole genome shotgun sequence contains these coding sequences:
- the GORAB gene encoding RAB6-interacting golgin isoform X1, which yields MAADGAWAGFSQEELRRLRGLRPDPSEPSEQQRRPQPANKNRKQLQREKALQQQCQKLGLQGGAASVPPEQLLSAPKHQPGRPQQPAPPPPCPSVGDQKQRDGREQQKELMPADPCNGSDSAQNLPAKPNAKVEKKKVELQEKSRWEILQQEQRLIEEKNKRKKALLAKAIAERSKRTQAETVKLKRIQKELQALDDMVSADIGILRNRIDQASLDYSYARKRYEKAESEYVAAKLDLQHKTEIKEHLTEHLCTIIQQNELRKARKLEELMQQLEVEADEENLELEIEVERMLQQQEAEARRQGSQSHGHAGLAKENPAPGVTAKESSKHANCVDSSAVSEQLQSENSGTKSPCNMDSQPQAVNVTPGDSPACSDT from the exons ATGGCCGCCGACGGGGCCTGGGCCGGCTTCTCGCAGGAGGAGCTGCGGCGGCTGCGGGGCCTGAGGCCgg ATCCGTCTGAACCGTCGGAGCAGCAGCGTCGTCCCCAGCCTGCAAATAAAAATCGGAAGCAATTGCAACGAGAAAAAGCCCTCCAGCAGCAATGTCagaagctggggctgcagggtggagCAGCCTCCGTGCCTCCCGAGCAGCTGCTGTCGGCGCCAAAACATCAACCTGGGCGTCCTCAGCAGCCTGCGCCGCCACCTCCCTGTCCTTCAGTGGGGGATCAAAAGCAACGTGAcggcagagagcagcagaaggaaCTGATGCCAGCGGATCCTTGCAATGGCAGTGACAGTGCCCAGAACCTCCCTGCAAAGCCGAACGCcaaagtggagaaaaagaaagtggaatT GCAGGAAAAATCGCGATGGGAAATCCTCCAACAAGAGCAGCGGCTGATAGAAGAGAAGAATAAACGCAAGAAGGCACTCCTGGCCAAAGCTATTGCTGAGAG ATCCAAAAGAACTCAAGCTGAAACGGTGAAGCTAAAAAGGATTCAGAAGGAGCTACAAGCTCTGGATGACATGGTGTCTGCTGACATCGGCATCCTGCGGAACCGCATTGATCAAGCCAGCTTAGACTACTCCTATGCCCG GAAGCGGTATGAGAAGGCTGAGTCGGAGTACGTGGCAGCCAAGCTGGACCTCCAACACAAGACAGAGATTAAGGAGCACCTCACGGAGCACCTGTGCACAATCATACAGCAGAATGAGCTCCGCAAGGCCAGGAAGCTGGAGGAGTTAATGCAGCAGCTGGAAGTGGAGGCAGATGAGGAAAATCTGGAACTTGAGATAGAGGTGGAGcggatgctgcagcagcaggaggcagaagcaAGGAGACAAGGCAGCCAGTCGCACGGTCATGCTGGGCTGGCTAAGGAAAACCCTGCTCCCGGTGTTACAGCAAAGGAGAGCAGCAAGCATGCTAACTGTGTTGATTCTTCTGCTGTCTCTGAACAGTTGCAGTCTGAAAACTCTGGTACCAAATCCCCCTGCAATATGGACAGCCAGCCTCAAGCAGTAAATGTGACTCCGGGAGACTCCCCAGCTTGCTCTGATACATGA
- the GORAB gene encoding RAB6-interacting golgin isoform X2: MAADGAWAGFSQEELRRLRGLRPDPSEPSEQQRRPQPANKNRKQLQREKALQQQCQKLGLQGGAASVPPEQLLSAPKHQPGRPQQPAPPPPCPSVGDQKQRDGREQQKELMPADPCNGSDSAQNLPAKPNAKVEKKKVELQEKSRWEILQQEQRLIEEKNKRKKALLAKAIAERSKRTQAETVKLKRIQKELQALDDMVSADIGILRNRIDQASLDYSYAR; encoded by the exons ATGGCCGCCGACGGGGCCTGGGCCGGCTTCTCGCAGGAGGAGCTGCGGCGGCTGCGGGGCCTGAGGCCgg ATCCGTCTGAACCGTCGGAGCAGCAGCGTCGTCCCCAGCCTGCAAATAAAAATCGGAAGCAATTGCAACGAGAAAAAGCCCTCCAGCAGCAATGTCagaagctggggctgcagggtggagCAGCCTCCGTGCCTCCCGAGCAGCTGCTGTCGGCGCCAAAACATCAACCTGGGCGTCCTCAGCAGCCTGCGCCGCCACCTCCCTGTCCTTCAGTGGGGGATCAAAAGCAACGTGAcggcagagagcagcagaaggaaCTGATGCCAGCGGATCCTTGCAATGGCAGTGACAGTGCCCAGAACCTCCCTGCAAAGCCGAACGCcaaagtggagaaaaagaaagtggaatT GCAGGAAAAATCGCGATGGGAAATCCTCCAACAAGAGCAGCGGCTGATAGAAGAGAAGAATAAACGCAAGAAGGCACTCCTGGCCAAAGCTATTGCTGAGAG ATCCAAAAGAACTCAAGCTGAAACGGTGAAGCTAAAAAGGATTCAGAAGGAGCTACAAGCTCTGGATGACATGGTGTCTGCTGACATCGGCATCCTGCGGAACCGCATTGATCAAGCCAGCTTAGACTACTCCTATGCCCGGTAA